A genome region from Brachymonas denitrificans includes the following:
- a CDS encoding metal/formaldehyde-sensitive transcriptional repressor codes for MSHTVSDKKRLQARVRRIEGQVQALGKALDSEAECMTVLQQIASIRGAVNGLMLQVLEGHISGHMSDPDASVQQREADTEQLLEVLRSYLK; via the coding sequence ATGAGCCACACAGTTTCCGACAAGAAGCGCCTGCAGGCGCGCGTGCGCCGCATCGAAGGGCAGGTGCAGGCGCTGGGCAAGGCGCTCGACTCAGAGGCCGAATGCATGACGGTGCTGCAGCAGATTGCGTCCATCCGTGGCGCTGTCAATGGCCTGATGCTGCAGGTGCTCGAAGGGCATATCAGCGGCCACATGAGCGACCCTGACGCTAGCGTGCAGCAGCGCGAGGCCGACACGGAACAGTTGCTGGAAGTGCTGCGCAGCTACCTCAAATGA